The Deltaproteobacteria bacterium DNA segment AGCCCCGGCCGCTCGCTCCGCGCGAGCAGCCCGGGCGTCTCGTCGACGCTGCCGTCGTCCACGACCACCAGATGGTCCACGTAGTCGGGCACGGCGGCGATCGCCGCCGGCAGAAACGGAGCCGCGTTGTAGGCGGGCATCACGACAGCAATCGGGCAACCGCGATACACGGAGATCCTTCGTCGTCGGCCGCGTCGGCCCGAGGGGGGTTTCCGGCTAGAACGGAATGTCGTCGTTGCCGAAGTCCGACGCTGGCGCGTCGATGTCGTCGGGGGCCGGCGGCTCACCGCCCATGCCGCCACCGCCTCCGCCGCCGCGCCCTCCGAGGAACTGCACCTGCTGCGCCACCACCTCGGTCGTGTAGCGCTTGTTGCCGGTCTTGTCCTCCCACTGCCGCGTCTGAAGTCGCCCCTCCACGAAGACCTGCCGTCCCTTGTCGAGGTACTGCTCGCACTGCTCCGCTTGCTTGCCCCACACCACGACCCGATGCCACTCGGTCTCTTCCTTCGTGGCGCCGTCTTTTCCCGTGTAGCGGCGAGAGGTGGCCACGCGCAGCTCGGCCACCGCCTGTCCACCGCTCGTGCGTCGCAACTCGGGCTTCGCCCCGAGGTTGCCCACCAGGATGACCTTGTTCACACCGGCCATTCATTCCTCCTGAAAACGGTGGGAACCATTGCCCAACCCCCCGGTGACTGTCAAGGTGCG contains these protein-coding regions:
- a CDS encoding single-stranded DNA-binding protein yields the protein MAGVNKVILVGNLGAKPELRRTSGGQAVAELRVATSRRYTGKDGATKEETEWHRVVVWGKQAEQCEQYLDKGRQVFVEGRLQTRQWEDKTGNKRYTTEVVAQQVQFLGGRGGGGGGGMGGEPPAPDDIDAPASDFGNDDIPF